Proteins from a genomic interval of Zingiber officinale cultivar Zhangliang chromosome 2A, Zo_v1.1, whole genome shotgun sequence:
- the LOC122042996 gene encoding uncharacterized protein LOC122042996 isoform X1, whose product MKCPSATCLWPAAPPSHRVTAALVLNLPSPAFYTGGSDGSIVWWSLAALPEIRPVALLCGHASTISDLSPCSSSEFDLHGPKALLSACADGVLCVWTAASGRCRRRRKLPPWAGSPSLVSPLPSSPRYACIICTSPDSVGHHAPEGSRCAVVIVDSWSLNVLRTVFHGSLPIGPVKSMMVIPLSDDGGQKRHDAILVDGHGKTKFFRVSEKEHDGEETTSPQRDSSSDATASISGRSFQDEPNAVAVAVSIDGKILALIWADYCVFKLVKDGATLGEIHLAGSSLLNEYSSKKSLLIGGMFLREEDEQNPSEPEDLADGFTRRFFAWSNTGAGVVYMVSISDATFKFQLLCEIPANPNILDENKSVHFCQLNQCLVRAESLCFRVGGSLVWKPVITNWCITKSEGMVDGRPYATEMLGEGSFSVEPAFACMNAVEEGAEKNIQDSYLGYSSGSSGKYGDGSSDFFGVNNAVSSSMVLSEDLYGPYAVVYGFYNGQIEICQFVNVFHEENSCSGRSNNSNYLQISDRVFDGHTGAVLGLAAHRMAPYSEELTFHNVLISGSMDCTTRIWNMDTGNLILVMHHHVAPIRQIILPPTWTCHPWNNCFLSVGEDCYVALVSLETLRVERMFPGHPSYPSMVAWDSTKGYIACLCRNLQSLSDAVSVLYLWDVKTGVRERIIRGTASQSMFDHFCKGIHKNSITGTILGGTTSASSLHLSAPKDAIISLSNVKPEAGAILSKTVKSHRSMDSFDSNTNQLENTKARKPILMRTPNTCDVDHDLARDISTSQTKSQRASRKKHPVKCSCPFPGIAVLKFDLSSLMFPLSIQNSDKQINVQVSENDITEPGGRHKSSTFNSQGPDSRLIKGSLEGHILRFSLCFLHLWDVDDELDKVLEDEMHICKPEGCRIGAGVIGDRGSLTLMFPGLCSTLKLWKSSHEFSAMRSLTIVSLAQRMITILHTCATASSALAAFYTRNFAEKVPEIKPPLLQLLVSFWQDPSEHVRMAARSLFHCAAPRAAPHPLCCQKTTDPESTSSAFISSVNNEHSSGYLDRSAQIFTSVESEIASIISWLESFEFQEWTLWIRGTNQDAIASNIVVAGALVVWYPIIVKNTLPKLVVNQLLKLVMSANDRYSSTAAELLAEGMENTWQLCLGHEIPHLIGDIFFQIECLSGSPAKNTIQNTAVAVTIREALVEILLPSLAMADVLGYLNVIERQIWATSSDSPVHIVSIKTLIRVVRGSPKLLAPYLDKVVHHILQTMDPGNLVMRKACFSSAMIALREVSRVFPMVSLNETSTRLAVGDAIGDISTSAIRVYDIESVSKIKVLDASGPPGLPSLLEESSNSRITTVITALTFSPDGEGLVAFSSNGLMIRWWSLGTAWWEKLSRSLVPVQCTKLIFVPPEGFSPNSSRSSMISSFLGFPKQNSQDEMQEPDDADLLKPLIHSLDLSYRLQWVNPRKVGLIRHGHELGTFQL is encoded by the exons ATGAAGTGCCCGTCGGCCACGTGCCTTTGGCCTGCCGCTCCTCCCTCTCACCGTGTCACCGCAGCTCTCGTCCTCAACCTCCCGTCTCCCGCTTTCTACACCGGTGGATCCGATGGCTCCATCGTCTGGTGGAGCCTCGCTGCCCTTCCCGAGATCCGACCCGTGGCCTTGCTCTGCGGACACGCTTCGACCATTTCCGATCTATCCCCTTGCTCGTCCTCCGAGTTCGATCTGCACGGCCCCAAAGCGCTGCTGAGTGCCTGCGCCGATGGCGTGCTCTGTGTCTGGACCGCTGCGAGCGGCCGATGCCGTCGCAGGAGAAAGCTTCCGCCTTGGGCAGGGTCTCCTTCTCTTGTATCGCCACTACCTTCGTCTCCGCGGTACGCGTGCATCATCTGCACATCTCCCGACTCTGTTGGTCACCACGCGCCCGAAGGCTCGAGGTGTGCTGTGGTCATAGTCGATTCTTGGTCTCTGAACGTGCTTCGGACCGTCTTCCACGGAAGCTTGCCAATTGGTCCTGTGAAGTCGATGATGGTGATTCCGTTGTCGGATGATGGAGGACAGAAGAGGCACGATGCGATCTTGGTTGACGGGCATGGAAAGACAAAATTTTTTAGGGTTTCCGAGAAAGAACACGACGGTGAAGAAACCACATCCCCTCAAAGAGACTCATCTTCCGATGCCACTGCATCTATCTCCGGAAGGAGTTTTCAGGACGAACCAAACGCCGTAGCGGTGGCAGTTTCCATCGATGGGAAAATTTTGGCACTTATATGGGCGGATTACTGTGTGTTCAAGTTGGTTAAAGATGGTGCCACCTTAGGTGAGATCCATTTAGCTGGTAGCTCCCTCCTCAATGAATACTCTTCTAAGAAGTCACTACTGATTGGAGGTATGTTTCTcagagaagaagatgaacaaaatcCGTCAGAGCCTGAGGATTTGGCTGATGGGTTTACCAGGAGATTTTTTGCTTGGAGCAATACCGGGGCAGGAGTGGTATATATGGTTTCGATCTCAGATGCTACATTCAAGTTTCAGCTTCTGTGTGAAATTCCAGCAAACCCTAACATTCTCGACGAGAATAAATCTGTCCATTTCTGTCAATTAAATCAATGTCTAGTTCGTGCAGAATCTTTATGCTTCAGAGTTGGTGGTTCTTTAGTATGGAAACCTGTGATTACAAATTGGTGCATTACAAAATCAGAAGGAATGGTAGATGGTAGACCATATGCTACAGAAATGCTTGGCGAAGGCAGTTTTTCTGTTGAACCAGCATTTGCATGCATGAATGCGGTGGAAGAAGGCGCAGAGAAAAACATCCAGGATAGTTACCTCGGATACTCCAGTGGTTCATCTGGCAAGTACGGTGATGGTAGCAGTGATTTCTTTGGAGTGAATAATGCTGTCTCGTCTTCAATGGTCCTTTCTGAAGACTTATATGGCCCATATGCTGTAGTTTATGGTTTCTATAATGGTCAGATAGAAATATGCCAATTTGTAAATGTGTTTCATGAGGAGAATTCTTGTTCTGGAAGGTCAAATAATTCCAATTATTTGCAAATTTCTGATCGTGTATTTGATGGGCACACAGGTGCCGTTCTTGGTTTGGCTGCACATCGTATGGCTCCATATTCAGAGGAGCTTACTTTTCACAATGTTTTGATTTCTGGAAGTATGGACTGCACAACTCGAATATGGAATATGGATACAGGTAACCTTATTTTAGTAATGCATCATCATGTAGCTCCTATTAGGCAAATTATATTGCCACCAACTTGGACCTGTCATCCTTGGAATAATTGCTTCCTGTCTGTTGGAGAAGATTGTTATGTAGCTCTTGTTTCACTGGAGACTTTGAGAGTTGAAAGAATGTTTCCTGGGCATCCCAGTTATCCATCTATGGTTGCATGGGACAGCACAAAAGGATATATAGCATGCCTGTGTAGGAACCTTCAGTCACTATCAGATGCTGTCAGTGTTTTATATCTTTGGGATGTGAAAACAGGTGTTCGAGAGCGGATTATCAGGGGGACAGCATCTCAATCAATGTTTGATCATTTCTGCAAAGGCATCCATAAAAACTCTATTACTGGAACCATTTTAGGTGGTACAACTTCAGCATCTTCGCTGCATCTTTCAGCTCCTAAAGATGCAATAATTTCACTATCCAATGTAAAACCAGAGGCTGGTGCAATCTTGTCTAAAACTGTTAAATCTCATAGGAGTATGGATTCTTTCGACAGCAATACTAATCAGCTAGAGAACACCAAGGCAAGGAAGCCAATTTTGATGCGCACTCCAAACACATGTGATGTTGATCACGATTTAGCTAGAGATATCTCTACAAGCCAAACAAAATCACAAAGAGCTAGTAGAAAGAAGCATCCTGTGAAATGTTCTTGTCCATTCCCTGGTATTGCGGTGTTGAAATTTGATCTTTCTTCTCTTATGTTTCCTCTCTCTATACAAAACAGTGATAAGCAAATAAATGTTCAAGTTTCTGAAAATGATATCACTGAGCCAGGTGGTCGTCACAAATCTTCTACTTTTAATTCTCAAGGACCTGATAGCAGACTTATAAAAGGGTCACTTGAAGGACATATACTTAGATTCAGTTTATGTTTTCTACATCTATGGGATGTTGATGATGAATTAGACAAAGTACTAGAAGATGAAATGCACATTTGTAAACCAGAAGGTTGTCGTATAGGTGCTGGAGTGATAGGTGATAGAGGATCCCTAACACTGATGTTCCCTGGCTTATGCAGTACTCTCAAG CTTTGGAAGTCCTCACATGAGTTCTCTGCAATGAGATCTTTAACAATAGTATCTCTTGCACAGCGCATGATCACTATATTGCATACTTGTGCAACAGCTAGcag TGCATTGGCAGCATTTTATACACGAAACTTTGCAGAGAAAGTTCCGGAAATAAAGCCTCCTTTACTCCAG CTTTTAGTAAGCTTTTGGCAAGATCCCAGTGAGCATGTACGCATGGCTGCACGTTCTCTGTTCCATTGTGCCGCACCACGGGCTGCACCACATCCTTTGTGCTGTCAGAAAACAACAGATCCTGAAAGTACAAGTTCTGCTTTTATTTCAAGTGTTAATAATGAACACTCGAGTGGCTACTTAGACAGATCTGCCCAAATTTTTACAAGTGTTGAATCTGAAATAGCCTCCATAATTTCATGGCTGGAATCTTTTGAATTTCAAGAATGGACTTTGTGGATCAGAGGAACAAATCAGGATGCAATTGCCTCAAACATTGTAGTTGCAGGAGCTTTAGTTGTCTGGTACCCCATCATAGTGAAGAATACTCTTCCCAAGCTGGTTGTTAATCAACTACTGAAGTTGGTTATGTCAGCAAATGATAGATACAGTTCAACGGCGGCGGAGCTCCTTGCAGAAGGAATGGAGAATACGTGGCAATTGTGTCTAGGGCATGAAATTCCTCATCTTATTGGAGATATATTTTTCCAAATTGAATGTCTAAGTGGTTCTCCAGCTAAAAATACAATACAGAATACTGCCGTAGCTGTTACTATCAGGGAGGCTTTGGTTGAAATTCTTTTACCAAGCTTAGCAATGGCTGATGTTTTAGGCTATTTGAATGTAATAGAAAGACAAATATGGGCTACTTCATCAGATTCTCCTGTTCATATTGTATCAATTAAGACTCTCATCCGAGTAGTTCGTGGCTCTCCAAAGCTCTTAGCTCCATATCTTGATAAG GTAGTGCACCATATTCTACAAACTATGGACCCTGGAAACTTGGTCATGCGTAAGGCATGTTTCAGTAGCGCCATGATTGCTCTAAGAGAAGTTTCTCGTGTATTTCCAATGGTTTCTTTAAATGAAACATCCACTCGACTAGCTGTTGGAGATGCTATTGGAGATATTAGCACTTCAGCTATTCGAGTATATGATATAGAAAG TGTTTCAAAAATAAAGGTTTTGGATGCTAGTGGACCACCAGGACTCCCAAGTTTGCTTGAAGAATCATCAAACTCAAGAATTACCACGGTCATCACAGCTTTGACCTTTTCACCTGATGGAGAG GGATTAGTTGCATTTTCTTCTAACGGATTGATGATCAGATGGTGGTCTCTTGGTACAGCATGGTGGGAAAAACTGAGCAGAAGTCTCGTTCCTGTCCAGTGCACCAAGCTCATATTTGTTCCTCCAGAAGGATTTTCACccaactcttctcgctcaagcaTGATTTCCAGCTTTCTCGGTTTCCCTAAACAGAATTCTCAG GATGAGATGCAAGAGCCAGATGATGCAGACTTGCTAAAGCCATTGATTCACAGCCTTGACCTTTCATACCGTCTTCAGTGggttaatccaaggaaggttGGGCTTATCCGGCATGGCCATGAGTTGGGAACATTTCAGCTGTGA
- the LOC122043000 gene encoding uncharacterized protein At4g37920-like yields MLTKAWSAAKESNLMKDEAKDILYHLYKTAAGNLQRLMPKEVRILKYLLTIEDPEQRLSALRDAFTPGDELEGENVDCLFTTPEVLYSLINTVVDAYLFSREGTLVKEARDLMNPKIIQRLEQLKKEVQDKFL; encoded by the exons ATGCTTACCAAAGCGTGGTCAGCTGCAAAAGAATCAAACTTGATGAAAGATGAG GCAAAGGATATACTTTATCATCTATACAAGACTGCTGCTGGTAATCTTCAGAGATTGATGCCGAAGGAAGTCAGGATACTCAAATATCTCCTCACAATCGAGGATCCTGAACAACGACTATCTGCACTCCGGGATGCATTTACACCTGGGGATGAATTGGAAGGAGAGAATGTTGATTGTTTGTTCAC AACTCCAGAGGTATTGTACAGTTTGATTAACACAGTGGTGGATGCCTATCTATTCAGCAGGGAAGGTACACTAGTGAAGGAAGCAAGGGACTTGATGAACCCAAAGATCATTCAGAGGCTGGAGCAGTTGAAGAAAGAAGTCCAAGATAAGTTTCTATAG
- the LOC122042999 gene encoding probable aquaporin TIP4-3 encodes MAKIALGDHREAAEPGCIRAVLAEFILTFLFVFSGVGTAMAAEKMMGGDSIMGLTAVAVAHALVVAVMISAGLHISGGHLNPAVTLGLAVGGNISVVRSVLYVIAQLLASAAACFLLKYLTGGLDTPVHTVAVGMGSLQGVIMEIVLTFSLLFSVYATIVDPKKLIPPGLGPLLVGLVVGANILAGGPFSGASMNPARSFGPALATWNWTDHWVYWVGPLVGGGLAGLIYDQVFLVRPTHVALPREDVDF; translated from the exons ATGGCGAAGATCGCGTTGGGAGACCACCGGGAGGCGGCGGAGCCCGGTTGCATCCGGGCTGTCCTTGCTGAATTCATCCTCACCTTCCTCTTCGTCTTCTCCGGCGTTGGCACCGCCATGGCCGCCG AGAAGATGATGGGCGGGGACTCGATCATGGGGCTGACGGCCGTGGCAGTGGCGCACGCACTGGTGGTGGCAGTGATGATCTCGGCCGGGCTGCACATCTCCGGTGGCCACCTGAATCCGGCGGTGACGCTGGGGCTGGCCGTGGGCGGAAACATCAGCGTCGTGCGTTCGGTGCTCTACGTGATCGCGCAGCTACTTGCCTCCGCCGCTGCATGCTTCCTCCTCAAGTACCTCACCGGCGGATTG GACACTCCAGTGCACACTGTAGCAGTCGGGATGGGCTCTCTACAGGGAGTGATCATGGAGATCGTCctcactttctctcttctcttctcggtCTACGCCACCATTGTGGATCCTAAGAAGCTCATCCCTCCAGGACTTGGACCCTTGTTGGTAGGTCTTGTGGTTGGGGCCAACATCCTCGCCGGTGGCCCATTCTCCGGTGCATCAATGAACCCGGCTAGATCGTTCGGACCAGCCTTGGCCACCTGGAACTGGACTGACCATTGGGTCTATTGGGTCGGACCGCTCGTTGGAGGTGGCCTTGCGGGGCTGATCTACGATCAAGTGTTCCTGGTGAGGCCAACACATGTGGCCCTCCCAAGAGAGGACGTGGACTTCTGA
- the LOC122042998 gene encoding auxin-responsive protein IAA21-like, whose protein sequence is MSPPLEHDYIGLSELHSPAAAVATAEDGALNLKETELRLGLPGSGSRDRSDLAGGLTLGLIPKSFVSGAKRGFSDAIDGAGKWGFAALGGRSEVDSGKCGALFSPKGENGDGQLPALGNAGKGMDAVAKATEHERKSAGMVGNSTGNERGVAPAAKAQVVGWPPIRSYRKNSMATNPSKNKEDADGKQGSGCLYVKVSMDGAPYLRKVDLNIYQNYKEFSLALEKMFSGFTIGQCDSHGIPGRDGLTDCKLTDLLSGSEYVLTYEDKDGDWMLVGDVPWEMFIDSCRRLRIMKGSDAIGLAPRAMEKCKNRN, encoded by the exons ATGTCACCGCCTCTCGAGCATGACTACATAGGCCTCTCCGAGCTCCACTCTCCGGCCGCCGCCGTCGCCACCGCCGAGGATGGGGCGCTCAACCTGAAGGAGACGGAGCTAAGGCTCGGCCTCCCGGGATCCGGGTCCCGCGACCGGAGTGACTTGGCGGGGGGGCTCACCTTGGGCCTCATCCCCAAGTCCTTCGTCTCCGGCGCGAAGCGAGGGTTCTCCGACGCCATCGACGGGGCCGGCAAGTGGGGGTTCGCGGCCTTAGGGGGTAGATCTGAGGTGGATTCTGGAAAATGTGGCGCGTTGTTCTCCCCTAAGGGGGAGAACGGCGATGGGCAGCTGCCCGCTCTGGGAAATGCGGGCAAAGGCATGGACGCGGTGGCTAAGGCGACCGAGCATGAGAGAAAGTCTGCCGGAATGGTCGGGAATTCGACTGGGAATGAGCGTGGAGTCGCGCCTGCGGCAAA GGCACAGGTGGTGGGTTGGCCACCAATTCGTAGTTATCGTAAGAACAGCATGGCTACAAATCCATCAAAGAACAAAGAAGATGCTGATGGGAAGCAAGGATCAGGATGCCTTTATGTTAAAGTCAGCATGGATGGAGCACCATACCTTAGGAAAGTTGATCTGAACATATACCAGAATTATAAGGAGTTCTCATTGGCACTAGAGAAAATGTTTAGCGGCTTCACTATTG GCCAGTGTGATTCTCATGGAATACCAGGCCGAGATGGATTGACTGACTGCAAGTTGACTGATCTTCTAAGTGGATCAGAATATGTGCTCACATATGAGGACAAAGATGGTGATTGGATGCTTGTTGGGGATGTGCCATGGGA GATGTTCATCGACTCTTGCAGGAGGCTGAGGATAATGAAGGGATCAGATGCAATTGGACTTG CTCCAAGGGCCATGGAGAAATGCAAGAACCGTAACTAG
- the LOC122042996 gene encoding uncharacterized protein LOC122042996 isoform X2: MVSISDATFKFQLLCEIPANPNILDENKSVHFCQLNQCLVRAESLCFRVGGSLVWKPVITNWCITKSEGMVDGRPYATEMLGEGSFSVEPAFACMNAVEEGAEKNIQDSYLGYSSGSSGKYGDGSSDFFGVNNAVSSSMVLSEDLYGPYAVVYGFYNGQIEICQFVNVFHEENSCSGRSNNSNYLQISDRVFDGHTGAVLGLAAHRMAPYSEELTFHNVLISGSMDCTTRIWNMDTGNLILVMHHHVAPIRQIILPPTWTCHPWNNCFLSVGEDCYVALVSLETLRVERMFPGHPSYPSMVAWDSTKGYIACLCRNLQSLSDAVSVLYLWDVKTGVRERIIRGTASQSMFDHFCKGIHKNSITGTILGGTTSASSLHLSAPKDAIISLSNVKPEAGAILSKTVKSHRSMDSFDSNTNQLENTKARKPILMRTPNTCDVDHDLARDISTSQTKSQRASRKKHPVKCSCPFPGIAVLKFDLSSLMFPLSIQNSDKQINVQVSENDITEPGGRHKSSTFNSQGPDSRLIKGSLEGHILRFSLCFLHLWDVDDELDKVLEDEMHICKPEGCRIGAGVIGDRGSLTLMFPGLCSTLKLWKSSHEFSAMRSLTIVSLAQRMITILHTCATASSALAAFYTRNFAEKVPEIKPPLLQLLVSFWQDPSEHVRMAARSLFHCAAPRAAPHPLCCQKTTDPESTSSAFISSVNNEHSSGYLDRSAQIFTSVESEIASIISWLESFEFQEWTLWIRGTNQDAIASNIVVAGALVVWYPIIVKNTLPKLVVNQLLKLVMSANDRYSSTAAELLAEGMENTWQLCLGHEIPHLIGDIFFQIECLSGSPAKNTIQNTAVAVTIREALVEILLPSLAMADVLGYLNVIERQIWATSSDSPVHIVSIKTLIRVVRGSPKLLAPYLDKVVHHILQTMDPGNLVMRKACFSSAMIALREVSRVFPMVSLNETSTRLAVGDAIGDISTSAIRVYDIESVSKIKVLDASGPPGLPSLLEESSNSRITTVITALTFSPDGEGLVAFSSNGLMIRWWSLGTAWWEKLSRSLVPVQCTKLIFVPPEGFSPNSSRSSMISSFLGFPKQNSQDEMQEPDDADLLKPLIHSLDLSYRLQWVNPRKVGLIRHGHELGTFQL, encoded by the exons ATGGTTTCGATCTCAGATGCTACATTCAAGTTTCAGCTTCTGTGTGAAATTCCAGCAAACCCTAACATTCTCGACGAGAATAAATCTGTCCATTTCTGTCAATTAAATCAATGTCTAGTTCGTGCAGAATCTTTATGCTTCAGAGTTGGTGGTTCTTTAGTATGGAAACCTGTGATTACAAATTGGTGCATTACAAAATCAGAAGGAATGGTAGATGGTAGACCATATGCTACAGAAATGCTTGGCGAAGGCAGTTTTTCTGTTGAACCAGCATTTGCATGCATGAATGCGGTGGAAGAAGGCGCAGAGAAAAACATCCAGGATAGTTACCTCGGATACTCCAGTGGTTCATCTGGCAAGTACGGTGATGGTAGCAGTGATTTCTTTGGAGTGAATAATGCTGTCTCGTCTTCAATGGTCCTTTCTGAAGACTTATATGGCCCATATGCTGTAGTTTATGGTTTCTATAATGGTCAGATAGAAATATGCCAATTTGTAAATGTGTTTCATGAGGAGAATTCTTGTTCTGGAAGGTCAAATAATTCCAATTATTTGCAAATTTCTGATCGTGTATTTGATGGGCACACAGGTGCCGTTCTTGGTTTGGCTGCACATCGTATGGCTCCATATTCAGAGGAGCTTACTTTTCACAATGTTTTGATTTCTGGAAGTATGGACTGCACAACTCGAATATGGAATATGGATACAGGTAACCTTATTTTAGTAATGCATCATCATGTAGCTCCTATTAGGCAAATTATATTGCCACCAACTTGGACCTGTCATCCTTGGAATAATTGCTTCCTGTCTGTTGGAGAAGATTGTTATGTAGCTCTTGTTTCACTGGAGACTTTGAGAGTTGAAAGAATGTTTCCTGGGCATCCCAGTTATCCATCTATGGTTGCATGGGACAGCACAAAAGGATATATAGCATGCCTGTGTAGGAACCTTCAGTCACTATCAGATGCTGTCAGTGTTTTATATCTTTGGGATGTGAAAACAGGTGTTCGAGAGCGGATTATCAGGGGGACAGCATCTCAATCAATGTTTGATCATTTCTGCAAAGGCATCCATAAAAACTCTATTACTGGAACCATTTTAGGTGGTACAACTTCAGCATCTTCGCTGCATCTTTCAGCTCCTAAAGATGCAATAATTTCACTATCCAATGTAAAACCAGAGGCTGGTGCAATCTTGTCTAAAACTGTTAAATCTCATAGGAGTATGGATTCTTTCGACAGCAATACTAATCAGCTAGAGAACACCAAGGCAAGGAAGCCAATTTTGATGCGCACTCCAAACACATGTGATGTTGATCACGATTTAGCTAGAGATATCTCTACAAGCCAAACAAAATCACAAAGAGCTAGTAGAAAGAAGCATCCTGTGAAATGTTCTTGTCCATTCCCTGGTATTGCGGTGTTGAAATTTGATCTTTCTTCTCTTATGTTTCCTCTCTCTATACAAAACAGTGATAAGCAAATAAATGTTCAAGTTTCTGAAAATGATATCACTGAGCCAGGTGGTCGTCACAAATCTTCTACTTTTAATTCTCAAGGACCTGATAGCAGACTTATAAAAGGGTCACTTGAAGGACATATACTTAGATTCAGTTTATGTTTTCTACATCTATGGGATGTTGATGATGAATTAGACAAAGTACTAGAAGATGAAATGCACATTTGTAAACCAGAAGGTTGTCGTATAGGTGCTGGAGTGATAGGTGATAGAGGATCCCTAACACTGATGTTCCCTGGCTTATGCAGTACTCTCAAG CTTTGGAAGTCCTCACATGAGTTCTCTGCAATGAGATCTTTAACAATAGTATCTCTTGCACAGCGCATGATCACTATATTGCATACTTGTGCAACAGCTAGcag TGCATTGGCAGCATTTTATACACGAAACTTTGCAGAGAAAGTTCCGGAAATAAAGCCTCCTTTACTCCAG CTTTTAGTAAGCTTTTGGCAAGATCCCAGTGAGCATGTACGCATGGCTGCACGTTCTCTGTTCCATTGTGCCGCACCACGGGCTGCACCACATCCTTTGTGCTGTCAGAAAACAACAGATCCTGAAAGTACAAGTTCTGCTTTTATTTCAAGTGTTAATAATGAACACTCGAGTGGCTACTTAGACAGATCTGCCCAAATTTTTACAAGTGTTGAATCTGAAATAGCCTCCATAATTTCATGGCTGGAATCTTTTGAATTTCAAGAATGGACTTTGTGGATCAGAGGAACAAATCAGGATGCAATTGCCTCAAACATTGTAGTTGCAGGAGCTTTAGTTGTCTGGTACCCCATCATAGTGAAGAATACTCTTCCCAAGCTGGTTGTTAATCAACTACTGAAGTTGGTTATGTCAGCAAATGATAGATACAGTTCAACGGCGGCGGAGCTCCTTGCAGAAGGAATGGAGAATACGTGGCAATTGTGTCTAGGGCATGAAATTCCTCATCTTATTGGAGATATATTTTTCCAAATTGAATGTCTAAGTGGTTCTCCAGCTAAAAATACAATACAGAATACTGCCGTAGCTGTTACTATCAGGGAGGCTTTGGTTGAAATTCTTTTACCAAGCTTAGCAATGGCTGATGTTTTAGGCTATTTGAATGTAATAGAAAGACAAATATGGGCTACTTCATCAGATTCTCCTGTTCATATTGTATCAATTAAGACTCTCATCCGAGTAGTTCGTGGCTCTCCAAAGCTCTTAGCTCCATATCTTGATAAG GTAGTGCACCATATTCTACAAACTATGGACCCTGGAAACTTGGTCATGCGTAAGGCATGTTTCAGTAGCGCCATGATTGCTCTAAGAGAAGTTTCTCGTGTATTTCCAATGGTTTCTTTAAATGAAACATCCACTCGACTAGCTGTTGGAGATGCTATTGGAGATATTAGCACTTCAGCTATTCGAGTATATGATATAGAAAG TGTTTCAAAAATAAAGGTTTTGGATGCTAGTGGACCACCAGGACTCCCAAGTTTGCTTGAAGAATCATCAAACTCAAGAATTACCACGGTCATCACAGCTTTGACCTTTTCACCTGATGGAGAG GGATTAGTTGCATTTTCTTCTAACGGATTGATGATCAGATGGTGGTCTCTTGGTACAGCATGGTGGGAAAAACTGAGCAGAAGTCTCGTTCCTGTCCAGTGCACCAAGCTCATATTTGTTCCTCCAGAAGGATTTTCACccaactcttctcgctcaagcaTGATTTCCAGCTTTCTCGGTTTCCCTAAACAGAATTCTCAG GATGAGATGCAAGAGCCAGATGATGCAGACTTGCTAAAGCCATTGATTCACAGCCTTGACCTTTCATACCGTCTTCAGTGggttaatccaaggaaggttGGGCTTATCCGGCATGGCCATGAGTTGGGAACATTTCAGCTGTGA
- the LOC122042995 gene encoding serine/threonine-protein phosphatase PP1-like: MPMDKAVLDSIIRRLLLAKGTKAAKNAQVTDAEIRQLCITSKEIFLSQPILLELEAPIKICGDIHGQYTDLLRLFEYGGYPPQANYLFLGDYVDRGKQSIESICLLLAYKIRYPENFFLLRGNHECASINRIYGFYDECKRRYNVRLWKVFTDCFNCLPVAALIDEKIICMHGGLSPELKNLDQIRNIARPVDVPDQGLLCDLLWSDPDKDIEGWGENDRGVSYTFGPDKVSEFLQKHDLDLICRAHQVVEDGYEFFAKRQLVTIFSAPNYCGEFDNAGAMMSVDDTLTCSFQILKPADKKKGFGNNFLKPGVPARKGGKD, from the exons ATGCCCATGGACAAGGCCGTGCTCGACAGCATAATAAGGCGGCTTCTGCTAGCCAAGGGGACGAAGGCGGCGAAGAACGCGCAGGTGACGGATGCGGAGATCCGGCAGCTCTGCATCACATCCAAGGAAATTTTCCTCAGCCAGCCCATTCTGCTAGAGTTGGAGGCCCCAATCAAGATCTGCG GAGATATTCATGGTCAGTATACTGATCTTCTTCGACTTTTTGAATATGGTGGGTACCCACCACAGGCAAATTACTTGTTCCTTGGGGACTATGTTGATCGTGGTAAGCAAAGCATAGAAAGTATATGTCTGCTGCTCGCATACAAGATTAGGTAcccagagaacttcttcctcCTTAGGGGTAACCATGAATGTGCTTCCATCAACCGGATATATGGTTTTTATGATGAGTGCAAAAGGAGATACAATGTTCGACTGTGGAAAGTGTTCACAGATTGTTTTAACTGTCTCCCAGTTGCTGCACTTATTGATGAGAAAATAATTTGCATGCATGGGGGCCTGTCTCCTGAACTAAAGAACTTGGATCAGATTAGAAATATTGCTCGTCCTGTGGATGTTCCAGACCAAGGGCTGCTTTGTGATTTGCTTTGGTCAGACCCGGATAAAGATATTGAAGGCTGGGGAGAAAATGATAGAGGTGTCTCTTATACTTTTGGGCCAGACAAGGTGTCTGAATTTCTTCAGAAGCATGACTTGGATCTCATCTGCCGAGCCCACCAG GTGGTGGAAGATGGCTATGAATTTTTTGCAAAGCGCCAGTTGGTGACGATATTCTCTGCTCCAAACTATTGTGGTGAATTTGATAATGCTGGTGCTATGATGAGTGTAGATGACACTCTCACATGTTCGTTTCAGATTCTTAAACCAGCTGACAAGAAGAAAGgatttggaaataattttttgaaaccaGGAGTTCCTGCAAGAAAG GGAGGGAAAGATTGA